AACgatgaatcaaaaagaaatactAATCTACAGCAAAGAAATTAGATAGATTAGATTGATCTAGCCAGGTTATGGCTACATAGCTAAGGTTTATGAAGAACTTTTCCAGCCAACAAAGCAGCATCAATAACAAGAGAGATTATATCAACAACTTCTCCAACATCACATTTGTTTCCCTTGAAAGTACGGCCTCCACTGTCCTTGAAATTCTTCATGCAATTTAAGAATGTTTGGCTGCATTCTTCACTTAGATAATCATCTGGAATAAACCATtacaaaattaacaaaaaatagaaGACTTAAAACAATGAATAAATGAATCGAAGCCGTTCatggattgattgattgattgatgaaTGAATTGAACTCACTGTTTTTCAATTGGATGCAAACATCGTGTTTCATACAACAAGCGTCGAGTCCGTCGCATGGTCTCTCCCCCGGACATCCACTGTATAGCAGTCCGCAGTACTTGCCATATCTTAAAAATGGAGGTACTATTgaaaacaaatcaaagaaaagCATGCATttaggaaggaaaaaaaatgatattgAAAAACTGcccaaaaattaattaaattccATGGCTACCTGAACAGAATTCTGATTCACATTTTCTGCTGCATTCTTTCATCTGTAAAATTGACGAAAAATATGTCAATATTTTTATcaacaaaaagaaaatgaaaaaacaaattgTGAAGAAATTAAATGAGTAGGTAGTTACCAGTGAAACACCAGTACCAGTAGTTTGAACCCCAACATTAAGAGCATAAACTGAGGGACATGAAAAGTATAAAATAAAGGATGAGATGAGGAGAACAAACTTCAATGACAGATGACAACTTTTATAAGCAGCCATGATTATGTGTTGTGTTACAGAGaatttgaagatttttttttgtgatagatgaagagaagaagaagaagcagcttgGTTTTCACATACAAAGAATGAATGGTGGGGTTTTATTTGTTGTTTACATTTTGGAAAGATCAAAAAGATATTAAGTTAAGAAAAATGTTGGAAATTTCAGAAAGAAAGGTTGGATTTTGTCATGTTCTCACTCGTGACTTGCTGGGGatatttttggtttggtttggttatTCACGCATCATATGTCccagcaaaaaaaaattacacttcATTTATTGATTTCCCAATATCTCAAGACAACCCAATGTATGCACATGTGAATATTTCTTTTTTGCGGTGTAGCTGGACCAAAATTCTAAACGAGAGGGAGTAATGAAAAAATAGTTTGGCAGGATCGATTGGGCAAGTAAAAGCAGTTGCATTTGGTCTATATAGTTGCCTCTGCGCGCATCTGCCTCTGCCTACTTGGTGTTCGTTAGAATATCTAACCTGTTCTCCCCAGTGTAATCTCTGGATTCTACTGTTGAAGTGTTAATACATTTTGTACCAAAATAAAGTTTGTTGTGCAAATGGGTTGTGTTAATGCAGTTGCAATACTTGGTTTGCAAGATGATGTGAAACTTCACATGAGATAATAGTATGGAAACGTACGTGAAATATTTTAAATGAGTTGGTTTTGGGTTCATGATCGGTGCATGtattttgtgtttgattttcACACTCTTTCATTGTTAGATCAGTTGATGTTTGAAGGGTGAACCACTTAGCGTAGAAATAATTATTAACTAATGCTTATAATATTCATTTAAATATTTAATCCACCAAATCGATTTGGACTCGTGACGCAACAGACTACGTATTATTTATCTATATATGTACTCTAGGCAGAATTATATATCTAGGTAAACGTTTTATTTGTCGGTGCATTATTATGTGATCATTCCCGGTTCCCATACCTTAAAAGGTTGGTCGTGATGctcttaaaccaaaaaaaaaaaactcataataAACTAACGTCCGTTTGGATGGAGTATGACCAGGCCCAATTCAGATCGTATGATTATGTACCTGAATTGTTGGCAAATATTTGATtaaattcagatttttttttcctgtaaTCTACAGTTATAATCTTCGAGTCATATTCAAATATAACGAGTTAATTTGGACTAAGTTAAGATCCAagttcaaataaataaataaaagctttgAAGCTCCCTGTCTTCATCTACAAGGTTATTTCAACAATACCGAATTCCATTTGTTACCAAAATCTATTCTACATCAGAAAGAACCACCTGTCGACCTTGTTACCGTTGGTGAAGAATTTGCTAATTTGATACCGACCGTGAAGAACTTGTTAATTTGGAGAGGGATTACCACTTTTGACCTTTGATCGGCCTAGAATTGACTCATTATCTCACACAAGTCACAAGATCCCGTATACGTCTTTTTCTCCGAAAATGGAAAGACACATGCATCAGTCTAGGTCAGACACAAACTCTTTTATCATATTCAGTGCTCTGAAATTAGAAGATAAGACTTTCAAATATCTTGAATAAATTCTATGAACTAATCGCTTTCCTGCCTTCCATGACATAAAATGTGAATTTTAGATTGTAGTCTTTAGTCAGATGAGCAAATGCCACTACTTTCAAGATTTCAAGTGAGAAACGAATAATAAAAAGTAAACGAATTATGTCACAACTCAGTCCTATCACTCTCCTTGCTAGAATAGACAATTGTCTCCGCTTACCAATTGATCCACTCAAATTTTATAGTTCTACATTTATGTTTGAGAAAAGAAAGTCCCTTGGAAAGTGCAGTTATTTCACATGATTTGTGGTGAAAAATGCACCCCCAACAATAGATAATCTAGTCGCAGAGGTTGTACTTTAGACAATGTCCAATGCAGCTTATGCATGACAGTGAAGAATCAGTTAATCATGTATTCCTACACTACAATTTCTGCAGGACAGTTTGGAATCATTTCATCTCAAGAATGCAACCAACTTGGATTCACAATTTGGAATCATTTCATCCCAAGGAACAGTTGGATACATGAACAGCAAGCCAAGGGGAAAAGATAACTAGGAAGGTACGGACACTAATTCTTTTTGCAGTGTTATGGGCTTTCTTTTTGCAATATTATGGGCTTAAGAGAAATAAAAAGTGattgaaaaatgaagaagaaatatattTTGAAGCATACTCAAATTTTTTGAGGCATATAAAGTAGTGACAGAATAGGGTCACTATGTGGTAAAATTAATAACCCCTTATCCATCATATTTTTATCATGACAATAATGCCCTTACTTCTTTAGTGTTAATGATAAT
The genomic region above belongs to Papaver somniferum cultivar HN1 unplaced genomic scaffold, ASM357369v1 unplaced-scaffold_139, whole genome shotgun sequence and contains:
- the LOC113335314 gene encoding phospholipase A2-alpha-like encodes the protein MAAYKSCHLSLKFVLLISSFILYFSCPSVYALNVGVQTTGTGVSLMKECSRKCESEFCSVPPFLRYGKYCGLLYSGCPGERPCDGLDACCMKHDVCIQLKNNDYLSEECSQTFLNCMKNFKDSGGRTFKGNKCDVGEVVDIISLVIDAALLAGKVLHKP